A window from Nitrospira sp. ND1 encodes these proteins:
- a CDS encoding NAD-dependent epimerase/dehydratase family protein — MTADTSLFAQAQAWLDEDWARMEKTLGPRLEAFRGKHILVTGAAGFLGFGFLHFFSYLNRNLLKTGRLSIVAADNYIRGCPRWLTELVAASPDIQLLRQDITKPWTGPAGDRFDFIIHGASIASPKVYRQYPLETLDTNISGLRHMLELAKSHRAESILYFSSSEIYGDPPAHEIPTNESYRGNVSCIGPRACYDESKRLGETLCYLYHQQHGVRAKIVRPFNNFGPGLRLADGRVLPDFCRDILADRDIVLRSDGSPTRTFCYVSDALTGYLLTLLSSNHAEPFNIGSDSPEISMRELGRMLLEVAGSKRKVIHTPSEEVDYLTDNPNRRCPNLAKSRSLLGYTPLVDLRFGLSRMLQWYKQFVGLEELAKDEPVG, encoded by the coding sequence ATGACCGCTGATACATCTTTGTTCGCACAGGCGCAGGCATGGTTGGATGAAGATTGGGCGCGAATGGAGAAGACGCTGGGCCCTCGGTTGGAGGCGTTTCGCGGGAAGCATATTCTTGTTACGGGGGCAGCGGGATTTCTCGGGTTTGGATTCCTCCATTTTTTTTCGTATCTCAATAGGAACCTCTTAAAGACTGGGCGTCTGTCCATTGTTGCCGCCGACAATTACATCCGGGGTTGCCCACGCTGGCTGACTGAGTTAGTCGCTGCAAGCCCAGACATACAGCTGCTCCGACAAGATATTACCAAGCCCTGGACAGGACCAGCGGGCGATCGTTTTGATTTCATTATTCACGGCGCATCCATAGCCAGTCCGAAAGTGTATCGACAATACCCGTTGGAAACTTTGGATACGAATATCTCCGGCTTACGGCATATGCTCGAGCTTGCCAAGAGTCATCGGGCTGAAAGTATCCTCTATTTCAGCTCAAGTGAGATTTATGGTGATCCGCCGGCTCATGAAATTCCAACGAACGAGTCCTATCGTGGCAATGTGTCATGTATCGGTCCTCGGGCGTGTTATGACGAATCGAAGCGTTTGGGCGAGACGCTCTGCTATTTGTACCATCAGCAACATGGTGTGCGCGCGAAGATCGTCCGACCGTTCAACAACTTTGGCCCGGGATTGCGTCTGGCCGACGGCCGCGTGTTGCCTGATTTTTGTCGCGATATCCTGGCCGATCGCGACATCGTCCTTCGCTCGGATGGGAGTCCGACACGGACGTTTTGCTATGTTTCGGATGCACTGACCGGATATCTCCTGACCCTGTTATCATCGAATCATGCTGAACCGTTCAACATAGGTAGTGATTCGCCTGAAATTTCAATGCGTGAGCTTGGACGTATGTTGCTGGAGGTGGCCGGTAGTAAGCGGAAAGTTATCCATACGCCGAGTGAGGAAGTCGACTATCTGACGGATAATCCCAACCGCCGCTGCCCGAATCTTGCGAAGTCTCGATCGCTTCTCGGCTATACCCCGCTGGTCGATCTCCGGTTCGGACTGAGCAGAATGCTGCAGTGGTACAAGCAGTTCGTTGGCTTGGAAGAGCTGGCGAAAGATGAACCTGTGGGCTAA
- a CDS encoding DUF4910 domain-containing protein, which translates to MYRFISELYPICRSITGQGIRDTFVRIQQHIPLSITAVPSGTQVFDWTVPLEWNIRDAYVADRQGVRVIDFKQSNLHVVSYSIPTAARMPLRELKAHLFTLPDHPDWIPYRTSYYKESWGFCLSHRKYLDLRDEDYDVVIDSSLKPGHLTYGEYYLPGDTTEEVLISCHACHPSLCNDNLSGIAVATFLAKSLQTGSRRYSYRFLFLPVTIGAITWLALNQQKVSNIKHGFVLTGVGDEGGFTYKKSRDGNADIDAAFAHVLQHSGESFAVTEFIPYGYDERQYGSPGFNLPVGCFMRRANGGYPEYHTSADNLDFVKPTSLSRSLQVVQSVVEVLESNRGYVNTSPYCEPQLGKRGLYRTIGGNVTGQSAEMALLWVLNLSDGAHTLLQIAERAGLPFSTIKLAADALEGQGLLRPAG; encoded by the coding sequence ATGTATCGATTTATCTCTGAACTCTATCCGATCTGTCGAAGTATTACAGGACAGGGTATCCGGGACACGTTCGTGCGCATTCAACAGCATATCCCGTTGAGCATAACTGCCGTGCCAAGCGGAACGCAGGTGTTTGATTGGACGGTCCCGCTCGAGTGGAATATTCGGGATGCATACGTGGCTGATCGTCAGGGGGTGCGAGTTATTGATTTTAAGCAATCCAACTTGCATGTGGTGAGTTATAGCATCCCGACCGCAGCGCGTATGCCGCTACGCGAGCTCAAAGCGCACCTCTTCACGCTGCCGGATCATCCGGATTGGATCCCCTATAGAACGTCCTATTACAAAGAGTCCTGGGGATTTTGTCTGAGCCATCGTAAATATCTGGACCTTCGTGACGAGGACTATGACGTCGTGATTGACTCGTCCTTGAAACCGGGACACCTCACCTATGGCGAATACTATTTGCCCGGGGACACTACAGAAGAGGTGCTCATTTCATGTCATGCCTGCCATCCATCACTGTGTAATGACAACCTATCAGGAATTGCGGTAGCGACGTTCTTGGCTAAATCGTTACAGACTGGCTCACGTCGATACTCATATCGTTTCCTCTTCCTTCCGGTTACTATCGGGGCGATCACCTGGCTAGCCCTCAACCAGCAGAAGGTGTCCAACATCAAGCATGGCTTTGTCCTGACCGGCGTGGGTGATGAGGGGGGCTTCACCTACAAGAAAAGTCGAGATGGCAATGCCGACATTGATGCGGCATTTGCCCATGTCTTACAACACTCGGGAGAGTCGTTTGCGGTCACTGAATTTATCCCATATGGATACGATGAGCGCCAGTATGGTTCACCGGGATTTAACCTTCCCGTCGGATGTTTCATGCGTCGGGCGAATGGAGGGTATCCGGAGTATCACACGTCTGCCGACAATCTTGATTTTGTCAAACCGACATCACTGTCGCGATCCCTCCAAGTGGTCCAGTCAGTCGTAGAGGTGTTGGAGTCAAATAGGGGGTACGTCAACACGTCCCCCTATTGCGAACCGCAGTTAGGCAAACGTGGTCTCTATCGCACAATCGGAGGAAACGTCACGGGGCAGAGCGCGGAAATGGCTCTTCTCTGGGTCTTGAACCTGTCTGACGGGGCGCACACCTTATTGCAAATAGCTGAGCGAGCGGGGTTGCCCTTTTCAACCATCAAGCTGGCCGCTGATGCGTTGGAAGGTCAGGGATTGCTACGTCCTGCTGGTTAG
- the rfbF gene encoding glucose-1-phosphate cytidylyltransferase yields MKAVILAGGLGTRLSEETVLRPKPMVEIGGKPILWHIMQIHAVYGVTEFIIALGYKGEMIKEYFLNFFAINNDLSVDLSTGKTTIHDGNQPKWTVHLADTGQTTQTGGRVRRLKKWLENDETFMLTYGDGVADLNISKLLEFHRSHGKIATMTSVRSPARFGRIGFDGDRVTEFFEKPESGEGWINGGFFVLNTKALDYIDGDHTAWEREPVERLAHAGEMVGYKHYGFWSCMDTLKEKSYLEELWNSGKAPWKLW; encoded by the coding sequence ATGAAAGCGGTGATTTTAGCTGGGGGATTGGGGACTCGATTGTCCGAGGAAACCGTGCTTCGTCCAAAGCCGATGGTTGAAATCGGCGGCAAGCCAATCCTCTGGCATATCATGCAAATTCATGCGGTGTATGGGGTGACCGAGTTTATCATCGCCCTTGGCTACAAAGGGGAAATGATCAAAGAGTACTTCCTGAATTTCTTTGCCATCAACAATGACTTGTCGGTGGATCTTTCAACTGGAAAAACGACAATCCATGATGGAAACCAGCCAAAGTGGACCGTTCATCTGGCCGATACAGGACAGACAACGCAGACGGGTGGACGGGTAAGGCGTTTGAAGAAATGGCTAGAAAACGATGAAACATTCATGTTGACGTACGGAGACGGCGTGGCAGATCTGAACATCAGCAAGTTGCTGGAGTTTCATCGTTCCCATGGAAAAATTGCAACCATGACCTCCGTCCGGTCCCCAGCGAGATTTGGTCGGATTGGGTTTGACGGCGACCGAGTGACTGAGTTTTTTGAGAAGCCTGAGTCTGGGGAAGGGTGGATCAACGGCGGATTTTTTGTCCTCAACACAAAAGCCTTGGACTATATTGATGGTGATCATACGGCTTGGGAGCGTGAGCCTGTCGAACGCCTCGCTCACGCCGGCGAGATGGTAGGGTATAAACACTACGGATTCTGGTCGTGCATGGATACCCTAAAAGAAAAAAGTTACCTGGAGGAGTTGTGGAATTCTGGCAAGGCTCCCTGGAAGTTATGGTGA
- a CDS encoding class I SAM-dependent methyltransferase, which produces MLRDGCRFCGTLLQHVFLDLGMSPLANSYLKAHQLNQMEPFYPLRAFVCERCLLVQLEEFESPDHIFSDYAYFSSFSDVFLQHAKDYVDMAVERFSLSAKSYVVEIASNDGYLLQNFVARGIRVLGIEPAKNVAEVAVKKGVPSCVKFFGTQTARELVAEERRPDLIIGNNVLAHVPDLNDFVGGLKILLAPEGIITIEFPHLMHLMGLNQFDTIYHEHFSYFSLTTVNQVFAKHGLTIFDVDEISTHGGSLRIYARHDEHHSKPVTERLMALKKKEEIQGFATLAHYLSFSEKARETKRALLEFLIRAKREGKSVVAYGAAAKASTLLNYCGVRQDFVDYLVDRSTYKQGHWLPGVHIPIHDPERIKETKPDYVLILAWNLKEEIMRQMSYVRNWGGQFVVPIPEVRICP; this is translated from the coding sequence ATGCTTCGTGACGGATGTCGATTTTGTGGGACGCTTCTGCAGCACGTCTTTCTTGATCTGGGCATGTCTCCGTTGGCCAATTCATATTTAAAGGCCCATCAACTAAACCAGATGGAGCCGTTTTATCCGTTACGGGCATTTGTGTGTGAGCGGTGTCTGTTAGTCCAACTAGAAGAATTTGAGAGCCCTGACCACATCTTCTCCGATTACGCATATTTCTCTTCGTTCTCCGACGTGTTTCTCCAACATGCCAAAGATTATGTCGATATGGCCGTGGAACGATTCTCGCTGAGCGCCAAAAGTTATGTCGTGGAGATCGCGAGCAATGACGGCTATCTACTGCAAAATTTTGTGGCACGAGGCATTCGCGTGCTGGGGATCGAACCGGCCAAGAATGTGGCTGAAGTGGCCGTCAAGAAGGGTGTTCCGTCCTGCGTGAAGTTTTTCGGGACCCAGACGGCACGAGAGTTAGTAGCGGAGGAAAGGCGTCCTGACTTGATCATCGGCAATAATGTCTTGGCGCACGTGCCGGACCTGAATGATTTCGTCGGAGGGCTCAAAATCCTCTTGGCGCCTGAGGGGATTATCACGATTGAGTTTCCTCATCTGATGCATCTCATGGGCCTGAATCAGTTCGATACGATTTATCATGAGCATTTTTCCTACTTTTCACTGACTACCGTGAACCAGGTCTTCGCGAAACATGGCCTGACCATTTTCGATGTCGATGAAATATCGACGCATGGTGGTTCGTTGAGAATCTACGCTCGTCATGATGAGCATCATTCAAAGCCGGTGACCGAGCGGTTGATGGCCCTGAAGAAGAAGGAAGAAATACAGGGATTTGCGACACTCGCTCACTATCTTTCTTTTTCTGAGAAAGCCCGGGAGACGAAACGAGCGCTTTTGGAGTTCCTGATTCGGGCAAAACGTGAGGGGAAATCAGTAGTCGCATATGGTGCCGCGGCGAAGGCCAGTACGCTGCTCAATTATTGCGGGGTACGCCAGGACTTTGTCGACTATCTTGTGGATAGAAGTACGTACAAGCAAGGACATTGGCTACCCGGGGTGCATATTCCCATTCATGACCCCGAACGCATCAAGGAAACGAAGCCCGACTATGTGTTGATTCTTGCCTGGAATCTCAAAGAAGAAATCATGAGGCAAATGAGCTACGTCAGAAATTGGGGTGGACAGTTTGTTGTGCCGATTCCGGAAGTTCGAATATGCCCCTGA
- a CDS encoding phytanoyl-CoA dioxygenase family protein yields the protein MNNTIYYDAQLTDDERRKLIFEGQLVAYSPREHSLALVGHARKLIEEAFAPLDPETAQYHMPVEQYAEVLGKLKPHFIHHPESKKHLKGLLAEMGADPEKTYFDVPKMRSSTSDNYLTTGIAYAWHPHRDTWYSAPPCQINWWIPIYDFRSDNAMAFHPKYWNRAVKNDSRSHNYYEWNKQHRGGHVSQFLKADPRPLSKPIETIEIDPQIRIIVPAGGIILFSAAQLHSSVPNTSGKTRFSIDFRVVNVDDAAARRGAPHVDEECTGTTMRDYLRGTDLSQIPAEIVALYDDGAQEDGELQYKPKDVSTPSL from the coding sequence ATGAATAACACAATTTACTACGATGCCCAATTGACTGATGACGAGAGAAGAAAACTGATTTTTGAAGGGCAGTTGGTAGCGTATTCACCTCGAGAGCATTCCCTGGCGTTGGTGGGGCATGCGCGCAAGTTGATCGAAGAGGCTTTTGCCCCGCTCGATCCTGAGACCGCGCAATATCACATGCCTGTTGAGCAATACGCTGAAGTGCTAGGTAAGCTGAAGCCGCACTTCATTCACCACCCAGAATCCAAGAAACACCTGAAAGGGTTGTTGGCGGAGATGGGCGCTGATCCTGAGAAAACTTACTTCGATGTCCCCAAAATGCGAAGTTCAACCAGCGATAACTATCTGACGACCGGGATAGCGTATGCGTGGCATCCGCATCGGGATACCTGGTATTCAGCCCCGCCTTGTCAAATCAATTGGTGGATTCCTATTTACGACTTCCGTTCCGATAATGCGATGGCCTTTCATCCCAAGTATTGGAATCGGGCGGTCAAGAATGATTCCCGTAGTCACAATTATTATGAGTGGAACAAGCAACATCGGGGCGGACATGTTTCTCAATTTCTGAAAGCCGACCCACGACCCCTTTCCAAGCCTATTGAAACGATTGAGATCGATCCCCAAATTCGCATCATTGTTCCTGCGGGCGGAATTATTCTGTTTTCGGCGGCTCAGCTGCATTCGAGTGTGCCGAATACCTCCGGCAAGACCCGATTCAGTATCGATTTCCGTGTGGTGAATGTGGATGATGCTGCCGCCCGCCGGGGGGCACCTCATGTTGATGAAGAGTGCACAGGAACGACCATGCGAGACTACCTGCGCGGAACAGACTTGTCCCAGATTCCTGCCGAGATCGTCGCGCTCTACGATGATGGCGCGCAGGAAGACGGTGAGTTGCAGTACAAGCCGAAGGATGTCTCCACTCCGTCTTTGTAA
- a CDS encoding UDP-glucose/GDP-mannose dehydrogenase family protein → MKISVMGTGYVGLVSGTCLAERGHQVTCIDIRSEVVQEINAGRPPIHEIGLDNLLRSARDKGMLSATTDAKTAILDSDVTLICVGTPTVDGRMDMSQIVAAAKEIGSALASKRGYHVVAVKSTVLPGTTEGPVKAAIESHSGKKVGHGWGLCMNPEFLREGRAVEDFRVPDRIVVGATDSMTAEVFLNVYADFTCPKLVTTPRTAEMIKYVSNSLLATMISFSNEIGNMCSAVPGVDARLVWKGVHLDRRLTPINGQVGGAAGVTEYLWHGLGFGGSCFPKDVAALRSFGRTVGEQTRMLDAVLDINTDQPLRMVALLEKELSLAGKTVAVLGLAFKPGTDDLRESPALPLVAELRKKGAKVLVHDPIAMPHAKKRPEFRDVVFAEDWAEALRKSDACCLVTAWPEYRNIQPTNFQKLMTRALVIDGRGVFEPAAMAAAGVVWRGVGYTPEST, encoded by the coding sequence ATGAAGATATCAGTGATGGGGACAGGATACGTGGGGCTTGTATCAGGGACCTGCTTGGCAGAGCGTGGTCACCAAGTGACCTGTATCGATATCAGGTCTGAGGTGGTACAGGAAATTAACGCCGGACGTCCACCGATTCATGAAATAGGATTAGATAATTTACTTCGCTCGGCGCGCGACAAGGGAATGTTGTCTGCCACCACGGATGCAAAGACTGCCATTCTCGATTCCGATGTAACTCTGATCTGTGTTGGTACGCCCACGGTGGATGGTCGGATGGACATGTCGCAAATTGTGGCTGCCGCAAAGGAAATCGGGTCAGCTCTAGCGAGTAAACGTGGATACCATGTTGTGGCAGTGAAGAGTACGGTATTGCCTGGAACCACGGAGGGACCGGTGAAGGCCGCCATTGAGTCTCACTCGGGCAAGAAAGTAGGGCACGGCTGGGGCTTGTGCATGAATCCGGAGTTTTTGAGGGAAGGTCGTGCCGTCGAGGACTTTCGTGTTCCGGACCGCATTGTGGTCGGTGCCACAGACTCCATGACCGCAGAGGTGTTTCTAAACGTCTATGCCGATTTCACCTGTCCTAAATTGGTGACAACCCCGCGCACGGCTGAGATGATTAAGTATGTATCAAATTCCCTGCTTGCCACGATGATTTCATTCTCGAATGAAATTGGCAATATGTGTTCCGCAGTCCCCGGTGTCGATGCACGTTTGGTGTGGAAGGGGGTTCATCTTGATCGGCGGCTCACGCCAATCAATGGACAGGTAGGTGGGGCGGCAGGAGTAACGGAGTATCTTTGGCATGGTTTGGGGTTTGGGGGCAGTTGTTTTCCGAAAGATGTGGCGGCGCTTCGAAGCTTTGGGCGTACCGTGGGCGAGCAGACTCGGATGTTGGACGCCGTGTTGGACATTAATACCGACCAGCCTCTCCGAATGGTTGCCCTGCTGGAAAAGGAGTTGAGCCTCGCAGGCAAGACTGTGGCCGTGCTTGGCCTCGCATTTAAACCTGGAACGGATGATTTGCGAGAATCACCGGCTTTGCCCTTGGTGGCTGAGCTTCGGAAGAAAGGCGCGAAGGTGCTCGTCCATGACCCCATTGCCATGCCCCATGCGAAGAAGCGACCGGAATTCCGGGATGTCGTGTTTGCTGAAGATTGGGCTGAGGCGTTGAGGAAGAGCGACGCCTGTTGTCTCGTGACGGCGTGGCCAGAGTATCGAAATATTCAGCCGACTAATTTTCAAAAATTGATGACCCGTGCTCTTGTGATTGATGGTCGTGGCGTATTCGAGCCTGCAGCAATGGCCGCGGCAGGGGTCGTGTGGCGCGGCGTTGGATACACGCCAGAATCTACCTAG
- a CDS encoding ABC transporter ATP-binding protein yields MSNTAVSVTGLSKCYRLGTTHAQDGSLAGALTRGLRRLIGGQPASPQTHDTLWALRDVSFEIKKGEVFGVIGTNGSGKSTLLKILSRVTEPTKGRALIHGRFCGLLEVGTGFHPELTGRDNVFMSGAILGMKRQEIARKFDEIVAFAEVEQFIDTPVKHYSSGMYVRLGFSVLAHMDPDILIVDEVLAVGDVRFQKKCMGKMEDVGQHGRTVILVSHDMPAITRMCSRVILLNKGEIVQAGPAHEVVNHYLHAGHIQPAVEWLDPIQAPGNDVARLRALRVRSEAGQVTDVIDIRKPMRVEIEYDILKPGQMVVAQFGFNTEEDVIAFIVNDRDPVWYRRPRPVGRYISTAWIPGNFLSEGTMIVGGGIFSEDPWHEHCDVPRAVGFRVVDPGTRDTARGDVTGRWEGVVRPLLRWTTEHSSL; encoded by the coding sequence ATGAGCAACACCGCTGTCAGCGTTACCGGTCTCTCCAAGTGCTATCGCCTGGGGACGACGCATGCTCAAGACGGCTCTCTGGCCGGAGCCTTGACGCGTGGACTCCGCCGCCTCATCGGTGGACAGCCGGCATCCCCCCAGACCCATGACACCCTGTGGGCGCTGCGCGACGTGTCGTTTGAAATCAAAAAAGGCGAAGTCTTTGGAGTCATCGGCACCAACGGCTCGGGCAAGAGCACACTCCTTAAGATCCTCTCGCGGGTGACGGAACCCACCAAAGGCCGTGCGCTCATCCACGGCCGATTTTGTGGCCTCTTGGAAGTGGGCACGGGCTTTCATCCGGAGCTGACCGGTCGCGATAACGTCTTCATGAGCGGCGCGATTCTCGGCATGAAGCGGCAGGAAATCGCCCGCAAGTTCGACGAGATCGTGGCGTTTGCCGAAGTGGAGCAGTTCATCGACACGCCGGTGAAACATTATTCCAGCGGCATGTATGTCCGGTTAGGGTTCTCCGTGCTGGCCCATATGGATCCGGACATTCTGATCGTCGATGAGGTGTTGGCGGTCGGGGACGTCCGGTTTCAAAAGAAGTGCATGGGGAAGATGGAAGATGTGGGGCAGCATGGGCGGACGGTGATCCTCGTCTCCCACGACATGCCGGCCATCACGCGGATGTGTTCCCGCGTGATTCTGCTGAACAAGGGGGAGATCGTGCAGGCAGGGCCGGCGCATGAAGTGGTGAATCACTACCTCCATGCCGGGCACATCCAGCCTGCGGTCGAATGGCTGGATCCAATCCAGGCTCCGGGCAATGACGTCGCTCGCCTCCGTGCCTTACGGGTCAGATCCGAAGCGGGACAAGTTACGGATGTCATCGATATTCGAAAGCCTATGCGAGTAGAAATCGAGTATGACATCCTCAAGCCAGGGCAAATGGTTGTTGCGCAATTTGGTTTCAATACCGAAGAAGACGTGATCGCCTTCATCGTCAACGACCGGGACCCAGTATGGTACAGGCGTCCTCGTCCAGTGGGTCGATATATCAGTACCGCCTGGATTCCTGGGAACTTTCTGTCAGAGGGAACAATGATAGTAGGGGGAGGGATTTTTTCGGAAGATCCTTGGCATGAACATTGTGATGTGCCGCGAGCTGTGGGTTTTCGAGTTGTGGATCCCGGGACTAGGGATACGGCACGAGGTGACGTGACAGGACGGTGGGAGGGGGTTGTAAGGCCCTTGCTTCGATGGACAACAGAGCATAGCTCGCTATAA
- a CDS encoding ABC transporter permease encodes MAVLVIEPRTGYVQVGWRELWAARELLYFLAWRDLKTRYAQTAIGAGWALMQPLLSTLIFTLVFSYLAKVPSDGLPYPLFAFAALLPWSLFARSLERSTLSVVTEGGLIKKVYFPRLIIPIAATFINLVDFTVGLLILIGMMTWYQVLPQWTVLFLPLFVIVALLTALSVSLWLSALNVKYRDVASVVPLMTQLWMFASPVLYPASLVPESLRWYYGLNPMAGVIEGFRWALLGKSAPDWTMVAVSLGVVGFLLIGGVMFFRRVERTFADLI; translated from the coding sequence ATGGCCGTGCTGGTAATAGAACCCCGCACGGGTTATGTCCAGGTGGGATGGCGTGAATTGTGGGCTGCACGGGAATTGTTGTACTTTCTCGCATGGCGGGATCTCAAAACCCGCTATGCTCAGACCGCTATTGGGGCTGGCTGGGCCCTCATGCAGCCTTTGCTCAGCACGCTGATCTTCACCCTTGTATTCAGCTACTTGGCAAAAGTGCCTTCGGATGGACTGCCTTATCCACTCTTCGCATTCGCTGCCCTTCTGCCATGGTCCCTGTTTGCGAGGAGCCTGGAACGCAGCACATTGAGCGTGGTGACCGAAGGCGGCCTGATTAAGAAAGTCTACTTTCCACGGCTGATCATTCCAATCGCCGCCACCTTCATTAATCTCGTTGATTTTACTGTCGGGCTGCTGATTCTTATAGGAATGATGACGTGGTATCAGGTGCTTCCCCAGTGGACGGTTCTGTTTCTACCTCTGTTCGTTATCGTCGCGCTGCTTACTGCATTGTCGGTAAGTCTGTGGCTGTCGGCTCTCAATGTGAAATATCGCGATGTGGCTTCGGTCGTCCCATTGATGACGCAGTTGTGGATGTTCGCCTCTCCGGTACTCTACCCGGCATCTCTGGTACCCGAGTCGCTCCGGTGGTACTACGGTTTAAATCCTATGGCAGGTGTGATTGAGGGATTTCGGTGGGCGCTACTAGGCAAGTCGGCTCCCGACTGGACTATGGTGGCGGTGAGTTTGGGTGTTGTGGGCTTCTTGCTGATCGGGGGTGTCATGTTTTTTCGGAGGGTGGAGCGAACCTTCGCCGATCTGATTTAG
- a CDS encoding NAD(P)-dependent oxidoreductase: MPNLNRWRGERILVTGGSGFLGSHLCQRLLELGAEVHATSRVERTSEPGGPIWWQVDLTAIDRVRKLLTDLKPMVVYHLAGSAGAKPDLALVLPTLEGLVVSAVNILVAGTEAGCGRIVMTGSLTEPAWGEHAPIPSSPYAAAKWTSSAYARMFHLLYQAPTVVLTPFMTFGPGQDRSKIVPSVILSLLRRESPRLSSCLWEVDWIFIDDLVEAFLAAAAVPDIEGGCFDVGTGTNRTVRSVVERIFLLMGEQTQPLFGMLPDRPSEPVRSADTMQTYQLLKWRAQISLDEGLRRTIAWYTTHAAMGGA; this comes from the coding sequence ATGCCAAATCTTAATCGGTGGCGTGGCGAAAGAATCCTCGTAACAGGAGGCAGTGGGTTTCTCGGATCACATCTATGTCAACGGTTGCTCGAGCTGGGGGCGGAGGTACACGCGACTTCACGCGTTGAGCGGACGTCGGAGCCGGGTGGGCCGATTTGGTGGCAGGTCGATCTTACGGCCATCGATCGTGTGCGGAAACTGCTGACGGATCTGAAGCCTATGGTGGTGTACCATTTGGCTGGGTCTGCTGGCGCGAAGCCTGACCTTGCTCTCGTATTACCTACCCTCGAAGGGCTTGTGGTTAGCGCCGTTAATATACTTGTGGCAGGAACAGAGGCTGGCTGTGGCCGTATTGTGATGACGGGATCACTTACCGAACCGGCTTGGGGCGAGCACGCACCGATTCCAAGTTCTCCCTATGCGGCGGCAAAATGGACGTCGAGCGCCTATGCGCGAATGTTTCACCTGCTCTATCAGGCGCCGACCGTGGTTCTTACTCCCTTCATGACATTCGGGCCCGGCCAAGACCGAAGCAAAATTGTTCCGTCCGTCATTCTTTCACTTCTCAGGCGAGAATCCCCCCGGCTTTCTTCCTGCCTCTGGGAGGTGGATTGGATTTTTATTGATGATCTCGTGGAGGCGTTCCTGGCAGCTGCGGCAGTTCCAGACATTGAGGGGGGCTGTTTTGATGTGGGAACGGGAACTAACCGGACAGTCCGGTCGGTGGTCGAGCGGATTTTCTTACTGATGGGAGAGCAGACGCAACCACTATTCGGTATGTTGCCGGATCGCCCGTCGGAACCGGTGCGAAGCGCCGATACGATGCAAACCTACCAACTGTTGAAGTGGCGTGCGCAGATTTCCCTGGATGAGGGCTTGAGGCGGACGATTGCTTGGTACACTACTCATGCTGCTATGGGTGGTGCATGA